A window of Micromonospora sp. WMMC415 genomic DNA:
TGCGGGCCACGTCGCCCACGTACGTGAACGTGTGCGGGGCGTCGACGTCGGCCGGGACGACCACCCGGCGGCCGGCGAGCACGGCCGGCAGCACCATCGTGGTGAGGGATGTGGTGCCGGCGCCGAGGTAGTCGGAGCCGCGGACCTCGGTCACCCGGACCCGGCCCGCCTGGTGGGCGGCCAGCGCGTCGGCCCACATGCGGTTGCGGACCCGCCCCTTGGTGCCGGTCGCCGCGAGCGGGGTGGCCTCGGTCATCGGCGCGTCGACCGGTCCGTACCCGTAGAGGTTGCCGACTGTGGCGAGCACGGCGCCGGTGCGCTCGGCGGCGTTGAGCAGGGCGGCGGCGAGCGGCGGCCAGTCGACCGGCCACCGGTGGTACGCGGGGTTGGCGCAGTTGTACAGGGCGGCGGCGCCCGTGGTCAGGGCGGTGAGGCGGTCGGCGTCGGTGGCGTCGGCGGCGACCCGCTCGACGGCCGGGTGGTCGGGGCCGGCGCCCCGGCGGCTCACCACCCGCACCCGCTCGCCGCGCTCGGCGAGCAGGCGGGCGGTGGCGGTGCCGACGGGTCCGGCGCCGACGATCACGTGGAGCGACATCAGAGGTCACCTTTCGAATCGGGGATCCAATCCGAGAGCACTGCTCTCGGCGGCGTGTCCAGCATGCCGGACCCGCGCGACTCCGTCAAGAGCAGTGCTCTCGGTTTTGATTGGCGCTCTCACTCGTGGCAGAGTGGGCCCATGGTCGCCAACACCTTCCGGGCCCGGGTGCGCGCCGGGATGATCGAGGAGATCAAGTCCGTGGCCCGCCGCCACCTGGCCACCGACGGGGCCAACCTGTCGCTGCGCGCGGTCGCCCGGGACCTCGGCATGGTCTCGTCCGCGATCTACCGTTACTTCCCGAGCCGCGACGACCTGCTCACCGCGCTCATCCTCGAGGCGTACGACGCGCTCGGCGACGCGGTCGAGGCGGCGGACGCCGCCGCCGACCCGACCGACCTGCGCGGCCGCTGGCACGGGGTGTGCCGGGCGGCCCGGGGCTGGGCGCTCGCCCACCCGGCCGAGTACGCGCTGCTCTACGGCAGCCCGGTCCCCGGCTACACGGCGCCCGACGACACAATCGAGCCCGCGCAGCGCCCTCCGCTGACGCTGGTCGGCATCCTGCGGGACGGCCTGGCCGCCGGGCAGCTCACCCCGCCGCCGACCGACGAGCTGCCCGAGCCGGTCCGTGCCGACCTGGCCGAGATCGCGGCGGCGTACTTCCCGGGAATGCCGGAGGCGCTGCTCGCCCGGGGGATGGCCGGGTGGACGCAGCTCTTCGGGCTGATCAGTTTCGAACTGTTCGGTCGGATCAACCGCGCCCTGCCCCACCGCGACGAGTACTTCGACCACCAGATTGCCCTGATGGCCGACCTGATCGGCCTGCCGGCCTGAGCCCCGTCCGGTCTAGTCCGTCAGGCCTGCCCGGCCGGGTGCGACGGGTCCGCCGCGTGGGGCCGCGCCGGATCGGCCAGCCGGGCCGCCCATTCGGCGGTGTCGTTCTCCCAGTCGACGTGGAGCGAACCCACCCGCTCCCACCGGCCGTCCGGGTGTCGGAACGCGAACCCGTCCCGGCCGTTGGCGCCGAGGACGCCGTGGCCGCCCTCGGCGCCGAACACGACCAGTTCCGGCGAGGAGAAGTGCCGGTCGACGTCCCCGGGCTCCGGGTACCGGCCGGCCAGCGCCTCCCGCTGCAGTGACGGGTCTCATTCCGGCCACGACCGGGCGAAGATCAGGTGCCGTCGGAGGAGTGCCCGGGGAAGAGGTGGGCGCTCGGGTCGATCACCACGGCCGCGTTGTTCACCGCCGTGGCGGCCTCTCCGAAGCCGGTGGCGATCAGCCGGACCTTGCCCGGGTACTCGGTGATGTCGCCGGCGGCGAACACCCGGGGCAGGTTGGTGGCCATCGTGCTGTCGACCACGACGTGCCGGCGGTTCAGGCGGAGCCCCCACTCGGCCAGCGGCCCGAGGTTGGCGGTGAAACCCAGCGCCGCGACGACGGTGTCGACCGGCAGCACCTCCGCCGCGCCGCCCCGGACGGTGATCTCGGCGCCGGTCACCGTGCCGTCCCCGTGCAGCCTCGTCACCTCGGCGTTGACGATCACCCGAACCGGCATGCCGAGTACGCGGGCGACGGTGGCGGCGTGCGCCCGGAACTTCTCCCGGCGGTGGACGAGGGTCACCGAGCGGGCCAGCGGCTGAAGCGTCAGTGCCCAGTCGAAGGCGGAGTCGCCCCCGCCGACGATGAGGACGTCCTGGTCGGCGAGGTCGGCCGGCTGCGGTACGAAGTAGACGATCCCGCCGCCGACGAAGTGCTCCGCGACCGGCAGCGGCCGGGGCGTGAAGCTGCCCAGGCCACCGGTGATGAGGACGGCTCCGCAGGCCAGTTGCTCGCCCCCGGCGAGACCGAGCACCGGCCGGCCGTCGGCGTACGAGAGCTTCTCCGCCCGGGTGCCGAGCAGGTAGCGCGGCCCGAAGGGGGCGGCCTGGGCGACCAGGTTGGCCACCAGGTCCCGCCCCTTGACAGCGGGGAACCCGGCGACGTCGAGGATCAGCTTCTCCGGGTACATCGCGGTGATCTGGCCGCCGGGCTCCGGCAGTGCGTCGATCACCGCGACCGAGAGCCCCCGGAACCCGGCGTAGTACGCCGCGAAGAGGCCGGCGGGCCCGGCTCCGATCACCGCGACATCGACCTCGCGCATGGGCGTACCGTCGCTTTCCGCTCACGGATCAACGGGTGCTGATCTCTCGACGGTAGAGGCGGCGCGACGGTCAGGCAAGGGTGTCCCAGGTGCGGCGGCGCGTCGCGTCGCCGCAGCTCAGGGCAGGGTGAGCGTCGACTCGGAGTGGTACGGACCGAGGTCCGGCCGGC
This region includes:
- a CDS encoding NAD-dependent epimerase/dehydratase family protein, which translates into the protein MSLHVIVGAGPVGTATARLLAERGERVRVVSRRGAGPDHPAVERVAADATDADRLTALTTGAAALYNCANPAYHRWPVDWPPLAAALLNAAERTGAVLATVGNLYGYGPVDAPMTEATPLAATGTKGRVRNRMWADALAAHQAGRVRVTEVRGSDYLGAGTTSLTTMVLPAVLAGRRVVVPADVDAPHTFTYVGDVARTVVAAATSERAWGRAWHVPSPPAVTVRDLATRAATLAGVPAPRMTRLPYAAVWLGGLVNPFARELRETAYQFDRPYLMDSTAAERALGIAPTPLDEALAETIGALRAGAAKR
- a CDS encoding TetR/AcrR family transcriptional regulator, with amino-acid sequence MVANTFRARVRAGMIEEIKSVARRHLATDGANLSLRAVARDLGMVSSAIYRYFPSRDDLLTALILEAYDALGDAVEAADAAADPTDLRGRWHGVCRAARGWALAHPAEYALLYGSPVPGYTAPDDTIEPAQRPPLTLVGILRDGLAAGQLTPPPTDELPEPVRADLAEIAAAYFPGMPEALLARGMAGWTQLFGLISFELFGRINRALPHRDEYFDHQIALMADLIGLPA
- a CDS encoding NAD(P)/FAD-dependent oxidoreductase; translated protein: MREVDVAVIGAGPAGLFAAYYAGFRGLSVAVIDALPEPGGQITAMYPEKLILDVAGFPAVKGRDLVANLVAQAAPFGPRYLLGTRAEKLSYADGRPVLGLAGGEQLACGAVLITGGLGSFTPRPLPVAEHFVGGGIVYFVPQPADLADQDVLIVGGGDSAFDWALTLQPLARSVTLVHRREKFRAHAATVARVLGMPVRVIVNAEVTRLHGDGTVTGAEITVRGGAAEVLPVDTVVAALGFTANLGPLAEWGLRLNRRHVVVDSTMATNLPRVFAAGDITEYPGKVRLIATGFGEAATAVNNAAVVIDPSAHLFPGHSSDGT